A section of the Pimelobacter simplex genome encodes:
- a CDS encoding Zn-ribbon domain-containing OB-fold protein gives MSGPVRPVISRDNAYFFEGTAARELRIQKCNACGVLRHPPGPACPDCGALDRGYVVAAGQGTVFSYLVHHAPQVPGKELPLVIALLDLDEGVRMVAEVTEPVEIGDRLQVGWNVIDDDLTLPIWTKVAR, from the coding sequence TCCGGTGATCAGCCGCGACAACGCCTACTTCTTCGAGGGGACGGCGGCGCGCGAGCTCCGCATCCAGAAGTGCAACGCGTGCGGCGTCCTGCGCCACCCGCCCGGTCCGGCCTGCCCGGACTGCGGCGCTCTCGACCGCGGGTACGTCGTGGCCGCCGGCCAGGGGACCGTCTTCTCCTACCTGGTCCACCACGCTCCGCAGGTGCCCGGCAAGGAGCTCCCGCTCGTCATCGCGCTGCTCGACCTCGACGAGGGCGTGCGGATGGTGGCCGAGGTGACCGAGCCCGTCGAGATCGGGGACCGGCTGCAGGTCGGCTGGAACGTGATCGACGACGACCTGACCCTCCCGATCTGGACGAAGGTGGCCCGATGA